One Microbacterium sp. No. 7 genomic window carries:
- a CDS encoding NAD(P)H-quinone oxidoreductase gives MRAVTGTEELSVSDLPDPVAGPGEVVIDVVAAGVNRADILQRSGHYPPPPGASDVYGLEVSGTIAEVGEGVQGWSVGDEVCALLAGGGYAEKVAVPAVQVLPVPAGIDLVTAAALPEVACTVVSNLLLTAHLRPGELLLVHGGSSGIGTHAIQVAHALGARVATTARTPEKRARAESLGADVTIDYTTEDFADVVKRHGGADVILDIMGAKYLAQNVSALRSGGRLVVIGLQGGTKAEINLGALLAKRASVHGTTLRSRPVDGPGSKAEVVAATLEHTWPLIAAGTVVPVVDAVFPLADATAAHDRVTGGDAIGKVLLQVR, from the coding sequence ATGCGCGCCGTCACCGGAACCGAGGAGCTGTCCGTCTCCGACCTGCCCGACCCCGTCGCGGGGCCCGGCGAGGTCGTGATCGATGTCGTCGCCGCGGGCGTCAACCGCGCCGACATCCTGCAGCGCAGCGGCCACTATCCGCCGCCGCCCGGGGCGTCCGACGTCTACGGCCTGGAGGTCTCGGGAACGATCGCCGAGGTCGGCGAGGGCGTGCAGGGCTGGAGCGTCGGCGACGAGGTGTGCGCGCTGCTCGCCGGCGGCGGCTACGCCGAGAAGGTCGCCGTGCCCGCCGTGCAGGTGCTGCCCGTGCCCGCGGGCATCGATCTCGTGACCGCCGCCGCTCTCCCCGAGGTCGCCTGCACGGTCGTGTCGAACCTGCTGCTGACGGCGCATCTGCGGCCCGGCGAGCTGCTGCTCGTGCACGGCGGCTCCAGCGGCATCGGCACGCACGCGATCCAGGTCGCGCACGCGCTCGGGGCCCGCGTCGCGACGACGGCGCGCACGCCGGAGAAGCGTGCCCGCGCCGAGTCCCTCGGCGCCGACGTCACGATCGACTACACGACCGAGGACTTCGCCGATGTCGTGAAGCGGCACGGCGGCGCCGACGTCATCCTCGACATCATGGGCGCCAAGTACCTCGCGCAGAACGTGTCGGCGCTGCGCAGCGGCGGACGGCTCGTCGTCATCGGCCTGCAGGGCGGCACGAAGGCCGAGATCAACCTCGGCGCGCTGCTCGCCAAGCGCGCGAGCGTGCACGGCACGACGCTGCGCTCGCGCCCCGTCGACGGGCCGGGCTCGAAGGCCGAGGTCGTCGCCGCGACCCTCGAGCACACCTGGCCGCTCATCGCCGCGGGCACGGTCGTACCTGTCGTCGACGCCGTCTTCCCGCTCGCCGACGCCACGGCCGCGCACGACCGCGTCACGGGCGGCGACGCGATCGGCAAGGTGCTGCTCCAGGTCCGCTGA
- a CDS encoding histidine phosphatase family protein yields the protein MRLLLIRHAQTPNNVTGALDTAYPGAGLTELGLRQAAAIPDALAPGAIPDALAPGGIAAIAVSPLVRTGLTAAPLAERLGVDARVQHGFEEILAGDWEMSREWAAVAAYRAALLAWADGDLAHALPGAPDGADFLARFDAAVHATVSPLNDDETAVVVSHGAAIRAWVTLRTGTSLVRGTSMPNTGMAVLEGDPDAGWALRDYVGRPIGGIHLDGGHAHDALLDVTPHTGG from the coding sequence ATGCGCCTGCTCCTCATCCGTCACGCTCAGACTCCGAACAACGTCACGGGTGCTCTCGACACGGCCTATCCCGGCGCCGGGCTGACCGAGCTGGGCCTGCGTCAGGCCGCCGCGATCCCCGACGCGCTGGCTCCGGGTGCGATCCCCGACGCCCTGGCTCCGGGCGGCATCGCGGCGATCGCGGTGTCGCCGCTCGTGCGCACGGGGCTCACGGCCGCGCCGCTGGCCGAGCGGCTCGGGGTCGACGCCCGCGTGCAGCACGGGTTCGAGGAGATCCTGGCCGGCGACTGGGAGATGTCGCGCGAGTGGGCGGCGGTCGCCGCGTACCGGGCCGCGCTCCTCGCGTGGGCCGACGGCGATCTGGCGCACGCCCTCCCCGGCGCGCCCGACGGGGCCGACTTCCTGGCGCGGTTCGACGCGGCCGTGCACGCGACCGTGTCGCCGCTGAACGACGACGAGACGGCGGTCGTGGTGAGCCACGGCGCTGCGATCCGGGCGTGGGTCACGCTGCGCACGGGCACGTCGCTCGTGCGCGGCACGTCGATGCCGAACACGGGGATGGCGGTGCTCGAGGGCGACCCGGATGCCGGATGGGCGCTGCGCGACTACGTGGGACGTCCCATCGGCGGCATCCACCTCGACGGCGGCCACGCGCACGACGCCCTGCTCGACGTCACGCCCCACACCGGCGGCTGA
- a CDS encoding alpha/beta hydrolase, whose amino-acid sequence MASAPDSPAPDSATTGGTPGGGTPGVDIPALDDGAVLWSVPPEERDGRPLLVLLHGYGSHEGDLFGLVPYLPPEYVVAAVRAPLTPPFPAPGWSWYPIEGLDGRSPASITRAAERFIAWVDAATTADRVGLLGFSQGGAISLQALRLQPERFAFAVNLSGYADAAPLASDARLAELRPPVFWGRGDRDEVIPADRIAHTVQWLPAHVDLSGRVYAGLGHSVSQQELDDVVAFLRARLQPAPRSTGSPADGLCG is encoded by the coding sequence ATGGCCTCCGCACCCGACAGCCCCGCACCCGACAGCGCCACGACCGGCGGCACCCCCGGCGGCGGCACGCCCGGCGTGGACATCCCCGCCCTCGACGACGGCGCCGTGCTCTGGTCGGTCCCGCCCGAGGAGCGCGACGGCCGTCCCCTGCTCGTGCTGCTGCACGGCTACGGCTCGCACGAGGGCGACCTGTTCGGCCTCGTGCCGTATCTGCCGCCCGAATACGTCGTCGCCGCGGTGCGCGCGCCGCTCACCCCGCCGTTCCCCGCACCGGGGTGGTCGTGGTACCCGATCGAGGGGCTCGACGGCCGATCGCCCGCGTCGATCACACGGGCGGCGGAGCGGTTCATCGCGTGGGTGGATGCCGCGACCACGGCCGATCGCGTCGGCCTGCTGGGCTTCTCGCAGGGCGGCGCGATCTCGTTGCAGGCCCTGCGGCTGCAGCCCGAGCGGTTCGCTTTCGCCGTCAACCTCTCGGGATACGCGGATGCCGCACCGCTGGCATCCGACGCCCGCCTCGCCGAGCTGAGACCGCCCGTCTTCTGGGGGCGCGGCGACCGCGACGAGGTCATCCCCGCCGACCGGATCGCGCACACGGTGCAGTGGCTGCCGGCGCACGTCGATCTCAGCGGACGCGTGTACGCCGGGCTCGGCCACAGCGTCTCGCAGCAGGAGCTCGACGACGTCGTGGCGTTCCTGCGGGCGCGGCTCCAGCCGGCGCCGCGTTCGACGGGCTCTCCGGCCGACGGGCTCTGCGGCTGA
- a CDS encoding ATP-binding cassette domain-containing protein produces the protein MSAHDSSVVLDRLTFTWPDGTVALDGVSGAFGTRRTGLIGRNGSGKSTLLRLIAGELAPASGSVATRGRVDRLPQQLTLDVDRPVAELLGIARSLHAVRAIESGDVDLAHFDAVGDDWDVEARATAALAQAGLPDGALDRRVGELSGGEAVLAALVGVQLRGAGIALLDEPTNNLDRDARARVRDLVRGWRGTLIVVSHDTALLELMDDTAELYRNELSVFGGPYSEWREWRDTEQEAARAAETAARQALRREKRDRIHQEQVLQTRAAMGRKAQLEKRVPGIVAGGRKRAAQESAGRLRGEASEKEQAAREALDAAGRRVRDDDTVRIDLPDPAVAAGRRIATIGGWVIQGPERVALVGPNGAGKTTLLRRLVGDGPNGAAVPDGGAGPDGVHNSGKPTARPGQEPDAGSDLLNCERDGAGSERGRSPGGSTGPDDRPETDGVHNSGKPTAQSGQEPDPGPDLLNCERDGAGSGREGDRGGAREEIAIVAHTERIGYLSQRIDGLDDAATVLDNVRTAAPGAGDVELRNRLARFLVRGDAVLRPVSALSGGERFRVALATLLLADPPPQLLVLDEPTNNLDLDTLDQLVTALSSYRGAVLVVSHDEGFLGRLGLDRTLELRDGVLSELS, from the coding sequence ATGTCCGCACACGATTCCTCGGTCGTCCTCGACCGGCTCACCTTCACCTGGCCCGACGGCACCGTCGCGCTCGACGGCGTCTCCGGCGCCTTCGGTACGCGCCGCACGGGGCTCATCGGCCGCAACGGGAGCGGCAAGTCGACGCTGCTGCGCCTCATCGCGGGCGAGCTCGCCCCGGCATCCGGCTCGGTCGCCACGCGCGGGCGCGTCGACCGGCTGCCGCAGCAGCTCACCCTCGACGTCGACCGGCCCGTCGCCGAGCTGCTCGGCATCGCACGCAGCCTGCACGCCGTGCGCGCGATCGAGAGCGGCGACGTCGACCTCGCCCACTTCGACGCCGTCGGCGACGACTGGGACGTCGAGGCCCGCGCGACGGCCGCGCTCGCCCAGGCGGGGCTGCCCGACGGCGCGCTCGACCGGCGCGTCGGCGAGCTGTCCGGTGGCGAGGCGGTGCTGGCCGCGCTCGTCGGCGTGCAGCTGCGCGGCGCCGGCATCGCGCTGCTCGACGAGCCCACGAACAACCTCGACCGCGACGCGCGCGCCCGCGTGCGCGACCTCGTGCGGGGATGGCGCGGCACACTCATCGTCGTCAGCCACGACACGGCACTGCTGGAGCTCATGGACGACACCGCCGAGCTGTATCGCAACGAGCTGTCGGTGTTCGGCGGCCCGTACTCCGAATGGCGGGAGTGGCGGGACACCGAGCAGGAGGCGGCCCGCGCGGCCGAGACCGCGGCGCGCCAGGCGCTGCGGCGCGAGAAGCGCGACCGCATCCACCAGGAGCAGGTGCTCCAGACGCGCGCCGCGATGGGCCGCAAGGCGCAGCTCGAGAAACGCGTGCCCGGCATCGTCGCGGGCGGCCGCAAGCGCGCGGCGCAGGAGTCGGCGGGCCGGCTGCGCGGCGAGGCGTCGGAGAAGGAGCAGGCCGCGCGCGAGGCGCTGGATGCCGCCGGGCGCCGCGTGCGCGACGACGACACCGTGCGCATCGACCTGCCCGACCCGGCCGTCGCCGCGGGGCGCCGCATCGCGACGATCGGCGGCTGGGTGATCCAGGGGCCCGAGCGCGTCGCCCTCGTCGGCCCCAACGGCGCCGGCAAGACAACCCTGCTGCGACGGCTCGTGGGCGACGGCCCGAACGGCGCTGCCGTGCCGGACGGCGGCGCCGGGCCCGACGGCGTTCACAACTCAGGAAAACCCACGGCCCGACCGGGCCAAGAGCCCGATGCGGGATCGGATCTCCTGAATTGCGAACGGGACGGAGCAGGTTCGGAGCGGGGAAGGAGCCCGGGCGGCAGCACCGGGCCGGACGACCGACCCGAGACGGACGGTGTGCACAACTCAGGAAAACCCACGGCTCAGTCGGGCCAAGAGCCCGATCCGGGACCGGATCTCCTGAATTGTGAACGGGACGGAGCAGGTTCGGGCCGGGAAGGTGACCGGGGCGGCGCGCGGGAGGAGATCGCGATCGTCGCGCACACCGAACGGATCGGATACCTGTCGCAGCGCATCGACGGGCTCGACGACGCCGCGACGGTGCTCGACAACGTGCGCACCGCGGCGCCGGGTGCGGGCGACGTCGAGCTGCGCAACCGCCTCGCGCGATTCCTCGTGCGCGGCGACGCCGTGCTGCGACCGGTGTCGGCGCTGTCGGGCGGCGAGCGGTTCCGTGTCGCCCTCGCGACGCTGCTGCTCGCGGATCCGCCGCCGC
- a CDS encoding NUDIX hydrolase family protein, with translation MAVRTPDPDPNERDDDGTPDDPLRGVGASFGRPGHPLGDGSFGSPAPGNASNPAWLTDVELAEARRRLPMLYVEAVPVRTDGLGAVTQVGILLRATPLGEITRSIVSGRVRYGETIRDALFRHLENDLGPMAFPLLPPQPVPFTVAEYFPLPGVSAFHDDRQHAVSLAFVVPVTGTCEPRQDALEVTWMTPEEAASDALASEMEGGRSTLVRLALASVGALR, from the coding sequence ATGGCCGTGCGAACCCCCGACCCCGACCCGAACGAGCGCGACGACGACGGCACGCCCGACGATCCGCTGCGCGGCGTGGGGGCGTCGTTCGGTCGGCCGGGGCATCCGCTGGGCGACGGCTCGTTCGGCTCGCCGGCACCCGGCAACGCGAGCAACCCCGCGTGGCTGACCGACGTCGAGCTCGCCGAGGCGCGGCGCCGGCTGCCCATGCTCTACGTCGAGGCGGTGCCCGTGCGCACCGACGGGCTCGGCGCGGTCACCCAGGTCGGCATCCTGCTGCGGGCGACGCCGCTGGGCGAGATCACCCGCTCGATCGTCTCGGGGCGCGTGCGCTACGGCGAGACCATCCGTGACGCCCTCTTCCGCCACCTGGAGAACGACCTCGGACCCATGGCGTTCCCGCTGCTGCCGCCGCAGCCGGTGCCGTTCACCGTGGCCGAGTACTTCCCGCTGCCCGGGGTGAGTGCCTTCCACGACGACCGGCAGCACGCCGTGTCGCTCGCGTTCGTCGTCCCCGTGACGGGAACGTGCGAGCCGCGTCAGGACGCGCTGGAGGTCACCTGGATGACGCCGGAGGAGGCGGCATCCGACGCTCTCGCGAGCGAGATGGAGGGCGGGCGCTCGACGCTCGTGCGGCTCGCGCTCGCGAGCGTGGGCGCGCTGCGCTGA